CTAAACGGCCGACGCGCATCATTACTTTACCCATTGGTTACGGCGACGGTTATCCGCGCAACCTTTCCAATTTAGCCTGGCTTTTGATCGGAGGCAGGAGATTCCGTATCGCCGGCAGGATTTGTATGGATCAGATCATGGTTGATGTCGGTAATTTCAAGCCCAAGATCGGCGATGAGGTTGTTTTGATCGGACAGCAGGGCAGGCAGAAAATTACCGCTGAAGAGCTTGCCAGGTTATCCGGCACGATTTCCTATGAGATTGTCTGCGGTTTGGGCAGCCGCATCCCCAGAATTTATAAATAAAATAGGGACAGCGACCATTTTTATTCTAATATTTTATTAAAAAATGGTCGCTGTCCCTATTTAAGGCAGCTTGGTGATAAGATATAGGCTGGTGGATAAGACGATGATATGGCTTAAGGAGGCAGCTAAAGCCGGCATAAGTAACCCGGATTTTCCCAGTGCCAGGCATACGGCATCCAGTACGTAGTAAAAGAATCCCACGATAATCGACACTCCGATCGCTGACATCCCCGTGGCGCGTTTGCGCATCATCAGAGAAAAAGGAATTCCCAGAAATATAATTATTAGGCTTGTAAAGGGCGAGGTAAACCGTTGGTAAAGATCCACCTTTAAATTCCGGGTTACCCCGGTTGCCCCGCTTTTAGAGAGCCTCCAGATATAATCTTGCATCTGGCGGATACTCATCTCTTCCGGTTTCTGCCTTAAGCTAGCCATGTTCTCGGGAGTTTCCGGTATATCCATAATTTCTTCTTCAAGATAAAGCGGTTCATCGATTATCTGTCCGTTTTGGTCAAAATTATAAGTGATGCTTTGAAAAAATCTCCAAAGCCCCTCCTGATAAACTCCTTTGGTGGCGATGATTTTTTTTATCAGATTTTGGTTCTGGTCGTGCTCCAAAATCGTAATTCCTTCCATAGTTTTTGTTGCCAGAGAAAATTTATTGATGAAAAATAACCTGTTTCTTAATCCGTACATCGAAAGGTTGGTAATTGTTTCGCTTTTTTTGAGTTTTGAGTTTTTTGCCAAGCCTTCATCCATCTGGAGCTTAATTTTTTGATTTTCAGCCGAAGAGGAAGGGACAAATCTGTCGCCTACCCACAATACCGACAAGCTGATCAGCAGGCCGAAAAGCAGGGCATTGCCGGCAATCCCAAATATGCTTAAACCGCTTGAGCGCATGGCGATTATTTCATTATTATGGTTGAGCCTGCCGAAGGTATAAACCGTGCTCAACAGGCAGGCGAAGGGGGAAACCTGCACGAACATTATCGGCAGGTAGGTCAGGTAATAGCGGGCCAAAAGCGCTAAAGTTGCCTGGTGTTTCAAGATCTCATCT
The nucleotide sequence above comes from Candidatus Omnitrophota bacterium. Encoded proteins:
- a CDS encoding LptF/LptG family permease — encoded protein: MRILDRYILKSIITIFFSCVFVFLFLYIIIDLLSNLDEILKHQATLALLARYYLTYLPIMFVQVSPFACLLSTVYTFGRLNHNNEIIAMRSSGLSIFGIAGNALLFGLLISLSVLWVGDRFVPSSSAENQKIKLQMDEGLAKNSKLKKSETITNLSMYGLRNRLFFINKFSLATKTMEGITILEHDQNQNLIKKIIATKGVYQEGLWRFFQSITYNFDQNGQIIDEPLYLEEEIMDIPETPENMASLRQKPEEMSIRQMQDYIWRLSKSGATGVTRNLKVDLYQRFTSPFTSLIIIFLGIPFSLMMRKRATGMSAIGVSIIVGFFYYVLDAVCLALGKSGLLMPALAASLSHIIVLSTSLYLITKLP